CGGGATCAGCGCTCTTTTTCTCGTTCTGGTCTGCCTGGTCGGCGGCCTGGGCGCGCTGTATTCCCATGAATACTGGTCCGACCAGCATCACCCGCGCTCAGCACCGAAAGGACGCTGCTGGTGGAGCGCCCTGACGTTAAGCATGGGCTTGGTCCTGACCTGCGCCAACGGACTGCATTTTCTTTTCGCCTGGGAAGCCTTTGCCTTAAGCGCCTATTTTCTCATCACCCTGGACCACGACAGCACGGCAGGACGCAAGGCGGGATGGCTTTATCTGGCGGCCTCCCACGCCGGAACCATGGCCCTCTTCGCCTTTTTCGCAGCGCTGGCCGCCCGCACCGGAACCTGGGAGCTCGGGCCGGTGCATGCCCAGGCCGGGCTGGCCCCGCTTTTCTGGCTCGTCTTGTTCGGATTCGGGGTCAAGGCAGGCATGTTTCCCCTGCACATCTGGCTACCCTCGGCCCACGCAGGCGCCCCCAGCCACGTTTCGGCCATCATGTCCGCCGTGGCCATCAAGATGGGCGTCTACGGCATCGTGCGTTTCAGCGGCTGGCTGCCCATGCCCGCCAACGCCGGCTGGGTGTTGCTCGGCATCGGATGTCTGAGCGCGATCCTCGGCATCGCCTTCGCCCTGGCCCAGAACGACATCAAACGCCTGCTGGCCTACTGCTCGGTGGAAAACGTCGGCATCATCCTCATCGGCCTTGGCCTCGCCGTGCTGGCCGTTCAGCACGGTCAGCCCGTGTGGGGCAAGGCCGCCCTGGCCGGGACCTTCCTGCACATCATCAATCACGGCATCTTCAAATCCTTGATCTTTTTCGGCGCGGGGTCGGTGCTTCATGCCACAGGCACCCGGGACATGAGCCGACTGGGCGGATTGTGGAAAGTCATGCCCTGGACCGCGACCCTGTTCGCCATAGGCGCCATGGCCGTGTCCGGGCTGCCGCCCCTGAACGGATTTGTCGGTGAATGGGCGATCTACCAGGGTCTCTTGCGGGCAGTGGCCCAGAAAGGACCCGCTGTCGGAGCGCTGCCTGCGGTCATCGTGCTCGCCGGAGCCGGAGCCATGGCCCTGGCCGCCTTCGCCAAATCGGTCGGCATTATCTTTCTCGGGGCACCGCGAAGCAAACCCGCCGCGCACGCCGTCGAATGCGGCTGGTTCATGCGCGCGCCCATGCTGGTGCTGGTCACGATCATGATCGCCATCGGCCTGCTGCCGGGTCTTTTCTTCCGTCCGGCCATGGGCGTTGTCACGGCCTGGGCCCCGCAATGGGCCATGACCGACCCGCTCCTTGCGACCCGGACTCTGGGCGCCACGCACACGCTCCTGCTCTGCGCCCTGCTCGCAGGCGGATTCCTGATACTGCGCAAGGTCCGAGCCAACGGGACACGGCCGGGGCTTACCTGGGACTGCGGCTACGCGGCCCCGACCGCGCACATGCAGTACAGCAGCGGCTCCTTTGCCGGCATCGCGCGCGGATGGTTTTTCTGGCTGCTTCAGCCCGAAATGACGATTCAGCGGGTGCGGGGCTTTTTTCCAGGCAAAGCCCGGGTCCTGGAGCGCATTCCGGAAACGGTCCTGGAGAAAATCATCGGACCGGGCGCGCAGGCAATCTCCTTCGCGGCCGACGGTGCCCGAAAAATGCAGCACGGACGCCTGCATCTCTATATTCTGTATGTTTTCCTCGGGGTCACGGCTCTGGGACTCATGGTTCTTCTGGGAGGGATATAATGCCCCTGTACATTGACATTGCGCTGCGCCTCCTGTGCTGGCTGCTCCTTGCCCCGCTTCTCCCGGGCATCATCAACAAGGTCAAGGCCTGGGTGGCCGGGCGGCAAGGCCCGCCCGTACTGCAATTGTATTACGATCTGGCGCGGCTGTGGCGCAAAGGCGTGGTCTTAAGCACCCTGGCCTCGCCCGGTTTCATCATTGCCCCGGCCGTGGCCTGGACCGCCGTGGTCACGGCGGCCCTGCTGCTGCCCCTGGCCGGTGCGGGCACGGCGTTCTCCTTTGACGGGGACGTTCTGCTGCTGGTCTACCTGCTGGCCCTGGCCCGCTTCTGCACGGCCTGGGGAGCGATGGAGACGGGCTCCGCCTTCGAGGGCATGGGCGCGGCCCGCGAAGTCAGCTTCGCCGTCCTGGCAGAAATCGGCATCATCACCGCTATCCTGACCCTGGTCGTGCAATCGGGCAGCATCGCCCTCTCATCCATGTTTGAACCCCTCTCCGGGCCGGGTGCGGCGCTTCTGGCCGTAGGACTTTTTATCATCCTGCTGGCCGAAAACTGCCGGGTCCCGTTTGACGACCCGAATACCCACCTCGAACTGACCATGATTCACGAAGTCATGGTCCTGGATCACAGCGGCCCCCCTCTGGCCATGATCCTGCACGGGGCGGCGGTAAAACTGCTGCTCTTCGCCGTCTTTCTGGCGCAGGCGGTGCTGCCGCTCTCAGAACTGCCGCTCCTGGCCTCGGTCGCGGCCCTGGCGTTAAGCGTGCTGCTGGTCACCGTGGCCGTGGGGCTGATTGAATCCCTGACCGCGCGCCTGGCTTTTAAAAGGGTCCCGCTGCTCCTGACCATCGGTTTTCTGTTTTGCCTTTTCCCTCTGCTTTTGACCTGGATGGGTGATTTATGAACGACACGCTGAACCTTCTGATCGGCCTGGCCATGGGCTTCAACCTTCTGGCGCTGGGCACCAGCCGCCTGCCCGTCCTGATCCGGGCGGTGGCCATACAGGGCGTGCTGCTGGGCCTTTTGCCCCTGGTGCTCGAAGCGCATGCCCTGGACTGGCGCCTCGTCCTCATTACCCTGGCCACCGTGGCCGGCAAGGGCGTGCTCATTCCCTTCATGCTTATCCGCGCCATGCGCGCCGCCAACATCGCCCGGGAACTTGAGCCCTACATCGGCTACATCCCGTCCCTGCTTCTCGGCGCGGCCGGAACCATCGCCGCCGTGGCCCTGACCCGCTACCTGCCACTTTT
This DNA window, taken from Desulfomicrobium sp. ZS1, encodes the following:
- a CDS encoding hydrogenase; translated protein: MNDTLNLLIGLAMGFNLLALGTSRLPVLIRAVAIQGVLLGLLPLVLEAHALDWRLVLITLATVAGKGVLIPFMLIRAMRAANIARELEPYIGYIPSLLLGAAGTIAAVALTRYLPLLPEHAGNLHVPGAMALILTGFILLIGRTKAISQVCGYLILENGIYLAGLLLIRSTPILVEFGILLDVTVGIFVIGIIVDRIQRAFDSLDTRKLTALHE
- a CDS encoding respiratory chain complex I subunit 1 family protein, yielding MPLYIDIALRLLCWLLLAPLLPGIINKVKAWVAGRQGPPVLQLYYDLARLWRKGVVLSTLASPGFIIAPAVAWTAVVTAALLLPLAGAGTAFSFDGDVLLLVYLLALARFCTAWGAMETGSAFEGMGAAREVSFAVLAEIGIITAILTLVVQSGSIALSSMFEPLSGPGAALLAVGLFIILLAENCRVPFDDPNTHLELTMIHEVMVLDHSGPPLAMILHGAAVKLLLFAVFLAQAVLPLSELPLLASVAALALSVLLVTVAVGLIESLTARLAFKRVPLLLTIGFLFCLFPLLLTWMGDL
- a CDS encoding proton-conducting transporter membrane subunit, which encodes MIAAFLSISGLSLLLAMCVGRTHPRIWLGLSAASALSGLYAALLVLITTQAWLWHGDFDLGGETPFLRLDGISALFLVLVCLVGGLGALYSHEYWSDQHHPRSAPKGRCWWSALTLSMGLVLTCANGLHFLFAWEAFALSAYFLITLDHDSTAGRKAGWLYLAASHAGTMALFAFFAALAARTGTWELGPVHAQAGLAPLFWLVLFGFGVKAGMFPLHIWLPSAHAGAPSHVSAIMSAVAIKMGVYGIVRFSGWLPMPANAGWVLLGIGCLSAILGIAFALAQNDIKRLLAYCSVENVGIILIGLGLAVLAVQHGQPVWGKAALAGTFLHIINHGIFKSLIFFGAGSVLHATGTRDMSRLGGLWKVMPWTATLFAIGAMAVSGLPPLNGFVGEWAIYQGLLRAVAQKGPAVGALPAVIVLAGAGAMALAAFAKSVGIIFLGAPRSKPAAHAVECGWFMRAPMLVLVTIMIAIGLLPGLFFRPAMGVVTAWAPQWAMTDPLLATRTLGATHTLLLCALLAGGFLILRKVRANGTRPGLTWDCGYAAPTAHMQYSSGSFAGIARGWFFWLLQPEMTIQRVRGFFPGKARVLERIPETVLEKIIGPGAQAISFAADGARKMQHGRLHLYILYVFLGVTALGLMVLLGGI